The DNA region ATCGCCTAAATATACAccgtaattatttacttttggtAACATTAGCACTTCTTGGGAATTCCAAAATGAATACGGTTAATTTGTTTAAGTTCATAttgaaagaataataattcaaacaatGCTACCTCCTatcgtttatattattaagaaatgagGTCACAACGATGGGAAAACCTATGTCAATAGTTGCTGAAAGTTTCAAGGCAAGGACGAagcattatataatataggaaAACCCGTCTGTAGACATTTCCTTCCCTACTTAAAATGttcaattaaacattttaatagcagcattaatataacattcaataaattcgttaaaaaatacacttcAAGACCTTTCGAAGTTTAAAGCGAGATAGGAGTAGCTTAGATCTGGCTCAATGAAACTGAGAGGTCTCTAACAGGTTTCGAAAACATAATCTAGTCCCAGTGCTTTAGCGTAAATgtgaatctataaaaaattctaCCTTTATTTGGTGAAAATATTggactttaaataaaatagctaGCTGTTTGTTTAGGGTAAATCTAGACTTTTCCACGCGTCAATAAAATCAATCATTTGTATCATCAGTTGTATTTCCCGCGCGTGACTTGCCAAGGATACGGATTCCATTGAGTGTGCTCAAGACCTTGACGGTCATCTTTCTGAACACGTAAACAATGTTTACGATAACTGGTCGGCTACCTATTCAATACATCCTAGTGACATCTTTTTTATAATGACGTGCATTTGCGTGCCAGTGTCCTGCAATTTCTTAACAATGCCTGTGAAGGACGACAAGTTCATATCCGGCAGGTTAATATCcgttatattttctattacaaaTGTCATTACCACGATCAGGTTTCCATAATTATAAAGTAGCGTCATGAGGAGTACGTAagttaattagtttaaatattttatttttgtgtattcacattttttttatcatcaaaatgtacagcagaaatacatacttttaatattgtatatactatattaaataaatggttttttatcaaataatttaagatgCTGTTATATCTTAACCAAATATGGACTGAGGTGATGATGAACAGCttgtacatttatattaattacccTATTATTAGAACATAAATTGTTgtggtaaaatatattatttactatgaaCAGTCCTAATAGAGTAgaactatttatacaaattacttTTGATAGTCTTATTCAAGGAAAACCTTGGGTTTTTTACCTTCAGGAATCTTGCACAAATTCACATTTTTCAGTACTTGTTACTGTTCATGATCATATCAACATGGTCTCAATAGTATTGTACTGTATTTAggtatgttataatttatttttaactgctttatttttttaagtgttaaaataaatgaacatatttgcttttaaataGGAATCCcaataaaaagttaaacattgtggattttttttaaacagtgaTAAGCAATATCATCATTTAGCTATTTCTTAATGTGTTATTAAATCTACTAttctatcattattttaaaatatgttatttatgtgtaagttataaatatactgtCAAAGAATTAATATATAGTTGAATACTGATATTATGTAAGACTTTAACTATGATCTAGTTTTCACTCACACAAGTGAGAGGAAACTAGCAacaagtaaaaaatttaaagtacttACCATTGTAATTCTTCTGAtccaatacattaaaatattcccGAGGACTCCTTTTTAAAGGTTCCAAAAGATGTTTCAAGCTTTTCACATATTTTCTTTGAACAGCTATATGAAGCGGTGTCTCTCCGTTGAAGTCTCTAATACTTAATGAAGCTCCTGCATCCACAAGCATTTTTGTAATATGAGGTTGTGCAGCAAGTACAGCAAGATGCAGTGCTGTGTGgccataacgattaactatattaagtaattttttctCAGGACATATCTTTATGAGGGTGGAAACTGATTTGTCACATCCATGAACTGCAGCAATGTGAAGTTGTCTGTAAAAGAAGTACTATTTAACAATACATTATTTGCGGTGTAAAGAGcctaaatatgtaatttaagtaaatgtaGCATAAACTGCATATGCAACTAGATGTAGTCCTTGTagattaaatccttttttaatttactacatAGATTTCTTTTGTCAGATTAGATACAACATCggtacttcattaaaaaagcCTCTGATCAAATCATAGCCATTCACATTCATTCTTATAAAGTACATCTCATAACTTTCCCTTTCACCATACAGACCAATTATTTGACAATAAGAAAGTTGATGGAACTCACGTATCACCATCTTCATCTTGTTCAAACAATATGTTGATTGGAGGTAGGTCATATTTTTGAGCCTGAACTGATTTGTCACTTTTAACTTCTTCAATCACTATCAGGGGCTCTACAGGGACATGTGATGATGATGTCTCTTGACAGTCTATTTCACCTGACTTCAGTTCCATAGAAATAACTCCACTATCAAACTCTTCATGTTCACCCAACAAATCTTTACTGCTCTTATTATCTTTCCAGCTGTCGTCTTTACTCTTTTCTTGTTTATCACAAGTTCGGTCTAGTGTATCTTTTGCTCCGTCATGTTTTTCTTTTGAATCTTCGTCTGGATTGTATTCCTCCGTCAAGATTTGTTCACTAAGAGGCCCCGAAAGGAAACCAGAGTCCGTATTTTCATCGTCGAAGAATTTTGTGTCAACAGCTTTCTTGGCACTCATCGTGATGTAGTATTAACACTTATCACTATTAATCACggcttaatatatatttttaaaagtaaacgATGAATAAGATTTAACAATTGGCGCTtttgaacattttaaattaataaaatattgtactttTAACGCATGACGACCACAAATGACAACATACAACAACTGACTGAAGTTATGTAGAATGTAATAATGTATCTATACTATGAACTGAACTCAGCTTACAGCTAATAATACTATGTAGTAATAATTGTCAGTCAGTAGTCACTAGTCAGTACTCAGTCGCACACGGCACAGATCACTCGTATAAATCAGTCGTATTCGTATAGGAAATGCAAAAAGTTTGATAGCCAACATTAACAGACTAAGAATTATAAAGGTATTGCCATTTTCctacttttttatacatttcattatattacattatatatatatattatcagaATCAGAATTCTTTGATGGCAATACCTTTATAATTCTTAGTCTGTTAATGTTGGCTATCAAACTTTttgcacacacacacacacacatatatatatatatatatatatatatatatatataatgaaatgtataaaaaagtaggaaaattttacatacacaGATTTCAGTGATACAGACACATTtcatgtatattaatatatatatatatatatatataagatataatcAATTCTGTAGATTAGAAAAATCTTATTCAAAAGATACCTTACAAGGGATACCTTAGAACAACAACGACTAACGCATGAAACAAATCCGAAAATAAAGGATTTTCTCTAAACACTCATTTTCACTCATGCGTTTGTGATCTATTGTAAACTTAATTATCAAATTCTGATGCTTTATGCTTTTTAAGCAAATTGAATCCCATAGTCGTTGAAACGTAAAAAATTAGAAACGATGATTTTTTATGAGTAAGTTTATGCTTTTGTTGTTCTTattgtttgatatattttctgttcaatgaattttataagttattatatttaatataagttattatatttatataaacttgaccattttttttcattgattGTTTTcgaatttgattttattgtttttctctaagcaaatttattctaaaatgtttcttttatttcttaaatccATATTAGTCATGCTAACTCCATATCTATTTTCTACCCAAAATGTCATTAATTCAACCCACCTAAATGTGACAtttgcacacatttttttaaaattgtatttaaccgactttatgtaatttaataattaaaaataaacatacgagattaataattgttgcattaataacaaagtaattactgttcgatattttatttttatcgataAATATGACAATATAGGTTGtttctatgttttttattattcttagtGGTGGTGGCGGAATGAtctaattattagtttatttctttttcttattAGTTCTAATTAACGTTAAGTTTTTCTGGTGattcgatatattttttaaataaatttagcacCTCATTTGACAGTGACATTTTTGATTATGACAACTAACAATTGAAAGCATAATATGTTGTTATACGTTAAATgctgtttacaaaatattttgtataattaaaaaaaatacaaattatactgaaaatctttataaaacccgtgattataatatgtatttaggtttttaaagttaaagtaGGTATTCAACTGAAACAAAAACCGGCTCAAGGATCAAAAACCAAACTTACTCGGCATGTTCGGTGAAAaagtaatagaattattaaaagaatcGGAGAGAAACCGAGAAACACTAAGTCCATTCAATGTAATTAGTTttcttacatttatatatgttttgtattttattagtataacatcatttgttaattttttgcaGGATGAAAAGATTCGTCAAATAATTGAAGAAATgcacattttgtttaaattaaacatgaaTGATGCGTaagtaatactttttatataataatatgatgtTGATTCTTCACAGATATAAGAGGAATTTGTAGTTATAACAATTTACATGCCTTAgcatgttctataaaaatttatgcattcatataaattttgtgttttcaGAAATGCAACATCAGAGAATAAGTCATTGTGGACAACTGTTCAGGTTCGTCATTCAGCACTAGAGCGCAATAAAAGGTGCCTATTAGCTTACCTGTATGATcgcattaataaaatcaaaactttGAGATGGGAATTTGGCTCAGTCCTACCTCCAGATATAAGAGAATTATTATCTGACAGTGAATATGATTGGTTTTCTAAATATTCAACCAATTTAGCAACATTTATGAGGTCTTTGGGCCAAGATATTGGTTATAGTGGTATTGATCTAACAGAGAATTTGAGACCTCCTAAATCATTGTATATTGAAGTGCTGTGTATAACAGATTATGGAAAATTAGAATTAGAAGATGGTGATGTTGTtatgttaaagaaaaatagtAGACACTTCCTGCCTACATCTGAGTGTCAAACACTTATACGACAgggtattttaaaacaaattacatagTTATAGGCATTAGtggttttgttaataaaaatagttcaataattttgtttggtatacatatattattatgtttcttAAGACCAACTTAAAATCTATGGTAAGTGAGATAATTGTGTAGCAAGATGCATTTGTAACATATTCTATATTAATGACTAGAACTAATGATATTTAGACTGTAGACTGAAATTATACAGCATGCATCATggcaatttataaataaatgagtcTCCTATCCCTGAGAGTAGTCACTTGTTTTTGGTTTAACTGATAatgtttcttaaaaaataaccaGTGAGAGAAGATTCTAGTATCTCAaactcaataaaatattgatttgatCTTCACCTGATATCTCTGTATTGTATAAACTGTTATTAACAAACAATGCAGCAGCTTTACAGCTTGAAAGAAAAGTGTCATATTGAAGAAAATCTTAAATTGtgcataaatatgtttaattataaatattttctagtgACAAATTTTGGTTATCATGAAAAGAACaagtatattatacatatttagtgATGACTATATACGGAAATATCAATATACTTGTGCATTTCGTAAAACTAGATCTTCTGTTACTTATTCTATTATCATTTCCTTGTGACAGATTCGTAAAAAGTATTGGCGCGTTTACTTTGGCGCCCTTCCAGCGGGAATAACAGATTTTTGTTTGACGCAGCGTTTTCTCTGTTGCCAGtctttctaaataaatagtgCGGGATGTCGGAAATCGAATTGTGATTAGATGAGAAAGCTATTTCGGAATTTAGCTTCTAGATTTATTCTATACTTATAGCTCTATTGCGAGTTATccattatctttttttatatatattgtttgtaaaaGTGTAGTGAAAACATGTCAACCAGGATATATAACATCACGACGGATAGATTAACAAGTTTAATGATGATGATTGCCTCAAAGAAGCATATGGCAGTGAAAG from Pieris brassicae chromosome 2, ilPieBrab1.1, whole genome shotgun sequence includes:
- the LOC123720830 gene encoding DNA replication complex GINS protein PSF1-like; its protein translation is MFGEKVIELLKESERNRETLSPFNDEKIRQIIEEMHILFKLNMNDANATSENKSLWTTVQVRHSALERNKRCLLAYLYDRINKIKTLRWEFGSVLPPDIRELLSDSEYDWFSKYSTNLATFMRSLGQDIGYSGIDLTENLRPPKSLYIEVLCITDYGKLELEDGDVVMLKKNSRHFLPTSECQTLIRQGILKQIT
- the LOC123719990 gene encoding NF-kappa-B inhibitor cactus-like codes for the protein MSAKKAVDTKFFDDENTDSGFLSGPLSEQILTEEYNPDEDSKEKHDGAKDTLDRTCDKQEKSKDDSWKDNKSSKDLLGEHEEFDSGVISMELKSGEIDCQETSSSHVPVEPLIVIEEVKSDKSVQAQKYDLPPINILFEQDEDGDTQLHIAAVHGCDKSVSTLIKICPEKKLLNIVNRYGHTALHLAVLAAQPHITKMLVDAGASLSIRDFNGETPLHIAVQRKYVKSLKHLLEPLKRSPREYFNVLDQKNYNGQTCLHLAASKGYIDEIRMLVSYRANINAKEGLAGRTPLHIATQRRDEALLRYLLTETAADRGARDYAGRTARRFARNTSVEQFFTDDYSDDDDYDSDSENESEMERFEEMHQMMAACTTTCA